In Cycloclasticus sp., a single genomic region encodes these proteins:
- the carB gene encoding carbamoyl-phosphate synthase large subunit, whose amino-acid sequence MPKRTDIKSVLLLGAGPIVIGQACEFDYSGTQACKALREEGYRVILVNSNPATIMTDPETADAIYIEPVDWQTVEKIIEKEKPDVLLPTMGGQTALNCALDLDRHGVLAKHNVEMIGASKEAIDKAEDRALFKEAMTKIGLSTPRSFVAHNMEEAFTALDDIGFPTIIRPSFTMGGSGGGISYNREEFIEICERGLDLSPTNELLIEESVLGWKEYEMEVVRDHKDNCIIICSIENFDPMGVHTGDSITVAPAQTLTDKEYQILRNASIDVLREIGVDTGGSNVQFAINPENGAMIVIEMNPRVSRSSALASKATGFPIAKVAAKLAIGYTLDELSNEITGGATPASFEPSIDYVVTKVPRFTFEKFPTADDRLTTQMKSVGEVMAVGRTFQESLQKALRGLETGMNGLDPIVDLNEENVDAVLRHEIQQPGADRIWYLADAFRKGFGLESIFEQTKIDRWFLVQIEDLLNDEAALSGKALSSIDKKTMFGLKRKGFSDARLAALLEIDESAVRQARHAMGIRPVYKRIDSCAGEFASSTAYMYSTYEEECESQPSQREKIMVLGGGPNRIGQGIEFDYCCVHAALAMREDGYETIMVNCNPETVSTDFDTSDRLYFEPLTLEDVLEVVHIEKPKGVIVQYGGQTPLKLAEDLEAAGVPIIGTSPEAIDLAEDRERFQQLVEKLGLLQPPNRTAREPEQAVLLAEEIGYPLVVRPSYVLGGRAMEIVYNETELRTYMREAVSVSNDSPVLLDRFLDDAVEVDVDAIFDGEELLIGGIMEHIEQAGVHSGDSACSLPPFDLSQDVQDRMRVQAKDLARELGVLGLMNIQFAIKGDDIYILEVNPRASRSVPFVSKVTGYPLAKIAARCMAGQSLAEQGTTKEIIPDYFSVKESVFPFVKFPNVDPLLGPEMKSTGEVMGVGETFGEAFGKSQRAAGIELSNEDKVLFSVREADKVKMLELAKTLEFRGKQILATRGTAEALKAAGIECEVVNKVNEGRPHIVDIIKNEGIQLVVNTTEGKQAIMDSFSIRRESLQKKATYCTTIAGAKATIDALADITVKEVRELHALQARTKK is encoded by the coding sequence ATGCCAAAAAGAACCGACATAAAATCAGTTTTACTCCTAGGTGCTGGACCAATTGTTATTGGACAGGCTTGTGAGTTTGATTATTCAGGAACACAAGCGTGTAAGGCGCTAAGAGAAGAGGGTTATCGCGTTATTTTGGTTAATTCCAATCCGGCAACCATTATGACGGACCCAGAAACAGCCGATGCAATTTATATTGAGCCGGTTGATTGGCAAACGGTTGAAAAAATCATTGAGAAAGAAAAACCAGATGTTTTGTTGCCGACGATGGGTGGTCAGACTGCGCTTAATTGCGCCTTAGATTTGGATCGTCACGGTGTGTTAGCCAAGCACAACGTTGAAATGATTGGCGCCTCTAAAGAGGCGATTGATAAAGCCGAAGACCGTGCTTTATTTAAAGAAGCGATGACCAAAATTGGCCTATCAACTCCTCGTTCGTTTGTTGCCCATAATATGGAAGAAGCGTTTACTGCGCTTGATGATATTGGCTTCCCAACCATTATTCGTCCATCGTTCACCATGGGTGGTAGCGGCGGTGGTATCTCGTATAACCGTGAAGAATTTATAGAAATCTGTGAACGTGGCTTAGACCTTTCACCGACGAATGAATTGCTGATTGAAGAATCTGTGCTCGGTTGGAAAGAATACGAAATGGAAGTAGTTCGCGACCACAAAGACAATTGTATTATTATTTGCTCCATTGAAAATTTTGACCCAATGGGTGTGCATACAGGTGATTCGATAACCGTAGCACCAGCTCAAACCTTGACTGATAAAGAATATCAAATTCTTAGAAATGCCTCGATTGATGTATTGCGTGAAATTGGCGTTGATACGGGTGGTTCAAATGTTCAATTTGCCATTAATCCAGAAAATGGCGCGATGATTGTCATTGAGATGAACCCGCGTGTGTCGCGCTCATCTGCGTTAGCGTCAAAAGCAACGGGCTTCCCAATTGCAAAGGTGGCGGCAAAATTAGCGATTGGATACACGCTAGATGAGCTAAGCAACGAAATTACAGGCGGTGCTACGCCAGCATCGTTTGAACCGTCTATTGATTACGTGGTAACAAAAGTGCCGCGTTTCACGTTTGAAAAGTTTCCGACAGCCGATGACCGTTTAACGACACAAATGAAGTCTGTAGGTGAAGTAATGGCGGTAGGGCGAACGTTTCAGGAGTCGTTGCAAAAAGCATTACGTGGGCTTGAAACGGGTATGAATGGGTTAGACCCCATCGTCGATTTAAACGAAGAAAATGTAGATGCAGTATTGCGCCACGAGATCCAACAACCAGGCGCGGACCGTATTTGGTATTTGGCGGATGCGTTTAGAAAAGGGTTTGGCCTAGAAAGCATTTTTGAACAAACCAAAATTGACCGTTGGTTCTTGGTTCAAATTGAAGATTTACTGAATGATGAAGCGGCCTTATCAGGTAAGGCATTAAGCTCTATTGATAAAAAAACCATGTTCGGGCTTAAGCGTAAAGGCTTTTCCGATGCTCGTCTTGCAGCGCTGCTAGAGATTGATGAAAGCGCGGTTAGGCAAGCTCGTCATGCAATGGGTATTCGCCCAGTTTATAAACGCATTGATTCTTGCGCGGGTGAATTTGCATCATCTACTGCGTATATGTATTCAACGTATGAAGAAGAGTGCGAATCGCAACCAAGCCAGCGTGAAAAAATCATGGTGTTAGGTGGCGGACCCAACAGAATTGGGCAAGGTATTGAGTTTGATTATTGTTGTGTGCACGCTGCTTTAGCAATGCGTGAAGACGGTTACGAGACCATTATGGTCAACTGTAACCCTGAGACCGTTTCTACCGATTTTGATACATCCGACCGGCTATATTTTGAGCCGTTGACATTAGAAGACGTGCTGGAAGTTGTTCATATTGAAAAGCCAAAAGGCGTGATAGTTCAATACGGTGGGCAAACACCACTTAAATTGGCCGAAGACCTTGAGGCGGCTGGCGTACCGATCATTGGTACATCACCTGAAGCGATTGATTTGGCAGAAGACCGTGAACGCTTCCAACAATTAGTTGAGAAATTAGGTTTACTCCAACCACCAAACAGAACGGCGCGTGAACCTGAGCAAGCTGTTTTATTGGCTGAAGAAATTGGTTATCCGTTGGTTGTTAGGCCGTCTTATGTATTAGGTGGTCGTGCAATGGAAATTGTGTACAACGAAACTGAATTGCGTACTTATATGCGCGAAGCAGTAAGCGTGTCGAATGACTCACCTGTGTTACTGGACCGTTTCTTAGATGATGCGGTAGAAGTGGATGTTGACGCTATTTTTGACGGTGAAGAGCTGTTGATTGGCGGCATTATGGAACATATCGAACAAGCGGGTGTGCACTCAGGCGATTCTGCGTGTTCATTACCACCCTTTGATTTGAGCCAAGATGTGCAGGATAGAATGCGCGTTCAAGCTAAAGATTTGGCGCGTGAACTTGGGGTGCTTGGCTTAATGAATATTCAATTTGCCATTAAAGGCGACGATATATACATATTGGAAGTTAATCCGCGCGCTTCACGTTCGGTACCGTTTGTCTCTAAAGTAACGGGCTATCCATTAGCAAAAATTGCCGCACGCTGCATGGCGGGTCAATCGTTGGCAGAACAAGGTACAACAAAAGAAATTATTCCAGATTATTTCTCTGTTAAAGAATCTGTATTCCCGTTCGTTAAATTCCCAAATGTTGATCCTTTATTAGGTCCAGAGATGAAGTCAACTGGTGAAGTGATGGGCGTTGGCGAAACATTTGGCGAAGCGTTTGGTAAATCACAACGTGCTGCGGGCATTGAGTTATCAAACGAAGATAAAGTGTTATTTAGTGTTAGAGAAGCCGATAAAGTGAAAATGCTTGAGTTGGCGAAAACACTGGAGTTTCGTGGCAAGCAAATTTTAGCAACGAGAGGTACCGCTGAGGCATTAAAAGCCGCGGGTATTGAATGTGAAGTAGTTAATAAGGTTAACGAAGGTCGCCCGCATATCGTCGATATTATTAAGAATGAAGGCATTCAGCTAGTTGTTAACACCACAGAAGGGAAGCAGGCGATAATGGATTCATTTTCAATTCGCCGAGAATCCTTACAAAAAAAAGCCACTTATTGCACCACCATAGCCGGTGCAAAAGCAACGATTGATGCCTTAGCTGATATTACTGTAAAAGAAGTAAGAGAGCTACACGCTTTACAGGCACGCACTAAGAAGTAA
- the rlmE gene encoding 23S rRNA (uridine(2552)-2'-O)-methyltransferase RlmE: MTKHKNKQKWLDEHFNDEYVKKAQQMGLRSRAVFKLEEIDKKDKLLRPHQIVVDLGAAPGGWSEYATKKVTGNGRVIALDLLDIEPINGVDFIKGDFSDDGVFDELQNLINNQPIDVVMSDIAPNMSGSKAIDQPKSMYLAELALDFAKNGLANKGVFLIKLFQGEGFDQYIKEVKGIFLSVAIRKPKASRARSREVYLLAKGLKL; this comes from the coding sequence ATGACAAAACATAAGAATAAGCAAAAATGGCTGGATGAACACTTTAACGATGAATACGTTAAAAAGGCTCAGCAAATGGGTTTACGTTCGCGTGCGGTTTTTAAGCTAGAAGAGATCGATAAAAAAGACAAGCTGTTGCGTCCGCACCAAATCGTTGTCGATCTAGGTGCTGCGCCTGGCGGCTGGTCTGAATACGCAACTAAGAAAGTGACCGGCAATGGACGTGTTATTGCATTAGACCTATTGGATATTGAGCCAATTAATGGCGTAGATTTTATCAAAGGTGATTTTAGTGATGATGGGGTGTTCGATGAGTTGCAAAACCTAATTAACAATCAGCCTATTGATGTTGTGATGTCTGATATTGCACCTAACATGAGCGGTAGCAAGGCTATTGATCAACCAAAATCGATGTATTTAGCCGAATTGGCATTGGATTTTGCGAAAAATGGTTTAGCCAATAAAGGTGTCTTTTTAATAAAACTTTTTCAAGGCGAGGGCTTTGACCAGTATATTAAAGAGGTCAAGGGTATATTCTTGAGTGTTGCCATTCGCAAACCAAAGGCCTCGCGGGCACGCAGTCGAGAGGTCTACCTTTTGGCAAAGGGCTTGAAATTGTAG
- the dapB gene encoding 4-hydroxy-tetrahydrodipicolinate reductase: MAKIAISGASGRMGLNLIKACQQNKTATLGVAIERDGSPAIGKDAGEIAGIGAQQVHVVSVFQDEAAQFDVLVDFTRPEACLEKLAFCKENKKAIVIGTTGFTDEQKDQITSVSKSIPVVFAPNMGIGVNVTLKLLELAAKAIGQSVDIEVIEAHHKHKVDAPSGTALKMGEVVAEAMGKSLNDCAVYAREGITGEREEGTIGFSTIRAGDIVGEHTVMFADEGERIEISHKATSRMTFATGAIRAACWAATQPAGLYDMQDVLGLND, from the coding sequence ATGGCGAAAATAGCAATATCTGGAGCTAGCGGACGAATGGGGCTTAATTTAATTAAAGCTTGTCAACAAAACAAAACGGCAACGCTTGGCGTGGCAATTGAACGTGATGGTTCACCTGCGATAGGTAAAGACGCGGGTGAAATAGCGGGTATAGGCGCTCAGCAGGTGCATGTTGTGTCCGTGTTTCAGGATGAAGCCGCTCAGTTTGATGTCTTGGTTGATTTCACGCGCCCTGAGGCTTGTTTAGAAAAACTGGCTTTTTGTAAGGAGAATAAAAAAGCGATTGTCATTGGCACGACGGGTTTTACTGACGAGCAGAAAGATCAAATAACCTCCGTATCCAAATCAATACCGGTTGTGTTTGCACCGAATATGGGTATTGGTGTGAACGTGACGCTGAAGTTACTTGAATTGGCGGCTAAGGCGATTGGTCAATCAGTTGATATTGAAGTTATCGAAGCACACCATAAACACAAGGTTGATGCGCCATCGGGCACTGCGCTTAAAATGGGTGAAGTAGTGGCGGAAGCGATGGGCAAGAGCTTGAACGATTGTGCCGTATATGCGCGCGAAGGGATTACCGGAGAACGTGAGGAGGGAACCATCGGCTTTTCTACCATTAGAGCGGGCGATATCGTAGGGGAGCATACGGTGATGTTTGCTGATGAGGGTGAACGCATTGAAATTAGTCATAAAGCAACCAGTAGAATGACATTTGCCACCGGCGCTATAAGAGCGGCTTGTTGGGCTGCGACACAGCCAGCGGGTTTGTATGATATGCAAGACGTGTTGGGTTTGAACGATTAA
- the ftsH gene encoding ATP-dependent zinc metalloprotease FtsH, with protein sequence MVKNIIMWVVIAFVLMSVFNNFGGSKQSSTNNLSYSQFINSVNAGQVSKVSIDGPNIIGQTASGERFKTRSPGDIHLVDDLLKNGVEVVAKPPEEQSVIMSVLISWFPMLLLIGVWIFFMRQMQGGGGAGGRGAMSFGKSKAKLLTEDEIKVTFDDVAGIQEAKEEVAEVVDFLREPAKFQKLGGMIPRGILMSGSPGTGKTLLAKAIAGEAKVPFFSISGSDFVEMFVGVGASRVRDMFEQAKKSAPCIIFIDEIDAVGRSRGIGIGGGNDEREQTLNQLLVEMDGFSGNEGVIVIAATNRPDVLDPALLRPGRFDRQVVVPLPDIRGREQILKVHLKKVPAGDSVSPNVIARGTPGFSGADLANLVNEAALFAARANKKVVDMNDMENAKDKVLMGAERRSMVMSDEEKRCTAYHESGHAIVGRLVPEHDPVYKVTIIPRGRALGVTMFLPERDAISISKQKLESQLSSLYGGRLAEEIIFGEEAVTTGASNDIERASAIARNMVTLWGFSEKLGALNYGEDENAMGHSGGRAKMISDDTAELINQEVRVFIDRNYARAEALLKDNIDILHSMTDALMKYETLDSDQLDQLMARTTVSPPKDWEDGDASGSGNAAASKEEEVEDKVSKPTVGGPAEQP encoded by the coding sequence ATGGTTAAGAATATTATTATGTGGGTGGTGATCGCCTTCGTATTAATGTCGGTATTTAATAATTTTGGTGGTTCTAAACAGTCATCTACTAATAACTTAAGTTATTCGCAGTTTATTAATTCTGTTAATGCTGGTCAGGTTAGTAAGGTTTCTATTGATGGGCCTAATATTATCGGTCAAACAGCGTCAGGTGAACGGTTCAAAACACGTAGCCCGGGTGATATTCACTTAGTTGATGATCTGCTTAAAAATGGTGTTGAAGTTGTTGCAAAGCCACCTGAAGAGCAGTCGGTAATCATGTCAGTTTTGATTTCTTGGTTCCCAATGTTGTTATTGATTGGTGTTTGGATTTTCTTTATGCGTCAAATGCAGGGCGGCGGCGGTGCTGGTGGCCGTGGTGCAATGTCTTTTGGCAAAAGTAAAGCGAAGCTACTGACCGAAGATGAAATCAAAGTAACGTTCGATGATGTTGCTGGTATTCAAGAAGCTAAAGAAGAAGTTGCAGAGGTGGTGGATTTTCTAAGAGAACCTGCTAAATTTCAAAAGCTAGGCGGTATGATTCCTCGGGGCATTTTAATGTCGGGTTCACCGGGTACGGGTAAAACCTTACTGGCTAAAGCAATTGCTGGTGAAGCAAAAGTACCATTTTTTAGTATTTCAGGTTCTGACTTCGTAGAAATGTTTGTCGGTGTTGGTGCCTCGCGTGTTCGCGATATGTTTGAACAAGCGAAGAAAAGTGCGCCATGCATTATTTTTATCGATGAAATTGATGCGGTAGGTCGTTCCCGCGGTATCGGTATAGGCGGTGGTAATGATGAACGAGAGCAAACACTCAATCAATTATTAGTTGAAATGGATGGTTTTTCAGGTAACGAAGGCGTTATTGTTATTGCGGCAACCAACCGGCCTGACGTATTAGACCCTGCTTTACTTCGTCCCGGTCGTTTTGACCGTCAAGTGGTTGTTCCATTGCCTGATATTAGGGGGCGTGAGCAGATCTTAAAAGTGCACCTTAAAAAAGTACCTGCTGGTGACAGTGTAAGTCCTAATGTTATTGCGCGTGGTACCCCTGGGTTTTCAGGCGCTGATTTAGCTAACCTTGTTAACGAGGCGGCCTTATTTGCCGCGAGAGCAAACAAGAAGGTCGTTGATATGAACGACATGGAAAACGCTAAAGATAAAGTCCTAATGGGCGCTGAACGTCGCTCTATGGTCATGAGTGACGAAGAAAAAAGATGTACGGCATATCATGAGTCAGGGCATGCGATTGTTGGTCGTTTAGTGCCAGAGCACGACCCAGTTTACAAGGTGACTATTATTCCTCGTGGCCGTGCGTTGGGCGTGACTATGTTTTTGCCCGAGCGTGACGCTATTAGTATTAGCAAGCAGAAACTAGAAAGTCAGTTATCTAGTTTGTATGGCGGGCGTTTGGCAGAAGAAATTATCTTTGGTGAAGAGGCGGTAACAACGGGCGCATCAAACGATATTGAACGTGCTTCTGCAATTGCTCGTAATATGGTGACTTTATGGGGTTTCTCAGAAAAACTAGGCGCGTTAAATTACGGTGAAGATGAAAATGCGATGGGTCATTCTGGCGGCAGAGCTAAAATGATTTCTGATGATACAGCGGAGCTTATCAATCAAGAAGTCCGAGTATTTATCGATCGCAACTATGCTCGTGCAGAGGCATTGCTAAAAGATAATATTGATATTTTGCACTCGATGACCGACGCCTTAATGAAATACGAAACACTGGATAGCGATCAACTCGATCAATTAATGGCGCGTACTACCGTGAGTCCACCTAAAGATTGGGAAGACGGTGATGCATCAGGTTCTGGCAATGCGGCGGCATCAAAAGAAGAAGAGGTTGAAGATAAAGTAAGCAAACCAACTGTGGGTGGCCCGGCTGAGCAGCCTTAA
- the greA gene encoding transcription elongation factor GreA — MSKTPLTKKGAQSLKDELDELKNVKRPRITEAIADARAHGDLKENAEYHAAREEQGLVEARVRDIESKLGNAQIIDVSTVNANGKVVFGCTVELENIETEDAITYTIVGEDEADIKNNLISYASPFSKALIGKEEGDIAEVRAPGGITEFEIIDVRYE, encoded by the coding sequence ATGAGTAAGACACCATTAACGAAGAAAGGCGCACAAAGTTTAAAAGATGAACTTGATGAGCTGAAGAATGTAAAACGTCCAAGAATTACTGAAGCGATTGCAGATGCACGTGCGCACGGCGATTTAAAAGAAAATGCAGAATATCACGCGGCTCGTGAGGAGCAAGGCTTAGTAGAGGCGCGCGTTAGAGATATTGAAAGCAAGTTGGGCAATGCTCAAATTATTGATGTATCGACAGTTAATGCTAATGGTAAAGTCGTTTTTGGCTGTACCGTCGAGCTGGAAAATATCGAAACAGAAGATGCCATCACCTATACCATCGTGGGTGAAGATGAAGCAGATATCAAAAACAATTTAATCTCGTATGCATCGCCATTTTCAAAGGCACTAATTGGTAAAGAAGAAGGGGATATTGCCGAGGTGAGAGCACCAGGCGGCATCACGGAATTCGAAATTATAGACGTTCGTTACGAATAG
- the yhbY gene encoding ribosome assembly RNA-binding protein YhbY — protein sequence MALSNQQKKKLKVHAHSLKPVVRVGQAGLTDTVLDEIESAIDHHELIKVKVSAADREDKKTIIQKIAEQTQSDIVQTIGFTAVFYRENNDKKNYS from the coding sequence ATGGCATTATCAAACCAACAGAAAAAGAAATTAAAGGTGCACGCACATAGCTTGAAGCCAGTCGTTCGTGTAGGTCAAGCAGGTTTAACAGATACTGTACTTGATGAGATTGAGTCAGCGATAGATCATCATGAACTCATTAAAGTTAAAGTATCCGCTGCTGATCGTGAAGATAAAAAGACTATCATCCAGAAGATTGCCGAGCAGACTCAATCGGATATTGTCCAAACTATCGGTTTTACGGCCGTTTTTTATAGAGAAAACAACGACAAAAAGAACTATTCGTAA
- the carA gene encoding glutamine-hydrolyzing carbamoyl-phosphate synthase small subunit — protein sequence MSDIAILVLEDGSVFHGQSIGVQGLTTGEVVFNTSMTGYQEILTDPSYSHQIVTLTYPHIGNVGVTAEDEESTAVHARGLVIRDLPLVHSNWRSEESLSDYLIRHNIVAIADIDTRKLTRILREKGAQRGCIIAGPEVDEALALESAKEAASLKGLDLAQLVSSDVAYDWTDSVWQLDPKESVQTKKPSFKVVAYDFGVKRNILRLLVESGCEVHVVPAKTPASEVLAMSPDGVFLSNGPGDPEPCDYAIDAIKTILEKKVPTFGICLGHQLLALASGASTVKMKFGHHGANHPVQDLATQRVMITSQNHGFAVDADSLPDNLTATHLSLFDKSLQGIERTDCPAFGFQGHPEASPGPQDIVYLFERFTAMMQSHKNS from the coding sequence TTGTCTGACATAGCAATACTGGTTCTCGAAGACGGTAGTGTTTTTCACGGCCAATCAATTGGCGTTCAAGGTCTTACGACAGGCGAAGTCGTTTTCAATACGTCGATGACGGGTTATCAAGAAATACTCACAGATCCGTCATATTCACATCAAATAGTGACGCTAACTTACCCGCACATCGGTAATGTGGGCGTTACTGCTGAAGATGAAGAGTCAACAGCGGTGCATGCGCGTGGTCTAGTTATTAGGGACTTGCCGCTAGTGCATAGCAATTGGCGTTCAGAAGAGTCGTTATCTGACTATTTGATTCGCCACAATATTGTTGCAATTGCAGATATTGATACGCGCAAACTGACTAGAATCTTACGTGAGAAAGGTGCGCAACGCGGCTGTATTATTGCGGGCCCAGAGGTTGATGAAGCCTTGGCCTTAGAATCTGCTAAAGAGGCAGCTTCATTAAAAGGCTTGGATCTCGCTCAACTTGTTAGCTCTGATGTTGCGTACGACTGGACAGATTCAGTGTGGCAACTTGATCCTAAAGAAAGTGTGCAAACGAAGAAGCCCAGTTTTAAAGTAGTGGCTTACGATTTTGGCGTTAAACGTAATATTTTGCGCTTATTAGTCGAATCAGGCTGTGAAGTACATGTGGTGCCTGCAAAAACACCGGCATCTGAAGTGTTGGCGATGTCTCCTGACGGCGTGTTTTTATCCAATGGCCCAGGTGATCCAGAACCTTGCGATTATGCCATTGATGCGATTAAAACTATTCTCGAGAAAAAAGTACCGACCTTTGGGATTTGCTTGGGGCATCAATTATTAGCCTTAGCCAGTGGCGCATCTACCGTCAAAATGAAGTTTGGTCACCACGGTGCCAACCACCCAGTACAAGATTTGGCGACACAGCGCGTAATGATCACCAGTCAGAACCACGGTTTTGCAGTGGATGCAGATTCATTGCCCGATAATTTAACAGCAACACACCTGTCGTTATTCGATAAAAGCTTACAAGGTATTGAACGTACCGATTGTCCAGCGTTTGGATTTCAAGGCCACCCTGAAGCCAGCCCAGGGCCGCAAGACATTGTGTATTTGTTTGAACGATTTACAGCGATGATGCAGTCGCACAAGAATTCATAA
- a CDS encoding FAD-dependent oxidoreductase, with the protein MGIFCKIASMFGFGPCEKEVTPEPVEQENEDMSQVKSSESAVQVAVSSAKKYVLIGAGPASVRAAETLRKADAECVITMIGLEVESPYSRMALPYYLSGMIEEQGTHLRKSEGHFEELNIDHVHAKVEKINSDSHQVTLDNGETHTYDKLMIATGSRPANSPFPGADNDGVVNCWTLADGREILDTIKPGSKVALLGAGFVASIIIEAMLKRGVDLTVMLGRTGRMVSRMMDETAGDMIKSWCEAKGVTTILPSSIKSIEPGPALKRDDGSLTEFDLVIVATGVYSNIEFLEGSGIETDNGIIVDSALRTNVDDIYAAGDVAQGVDFSTGGQSVHAIQPTAVDHGRIAAVNMMGGSAHYKGSLSMNVLDTAGLVSTSFGSWGGVEGGETATLVDNDNYKYVRLNFKGNLLVGAITVGRTDYIGVMRGLIQSEVPLGDWKEKLTEDPTLIMSAYLAQSLDIAR; encoded by the coding sequence ATGGGTATTTTTTGTAAAATAGCGTCAATGTTTGGCTTTGGTCCATGTGAAAAAGAAGTAACACCGGAACCCGTTGAACAGGAGAATGAAGATATGTCACAAGTAAAATCATCCGAGTCAGCGGTGCAGGTAGCAGTATCAAGTGCAAAAAAATACGTATTGATTGGTGCGGGCCCTGCATCTGTCCGTGCGGCCGAAACGCTTCGCAAAGCAGACGCCGAATGCGTCATTACGATGATTGGCTTAGAAGTAGAGTCGCCATACTCTCGCATGGCGTTACCTTATTACCTTAGCGGTATGATTGAAGAGCAAGGTACGCACTTGAGGAAAAGCGAAGGGCACTTTGAAGAATTGAACATTGACCATGTTCATGCCAAAGTCGAAAAAATTAATTCCGATAGCCATCAAGTGACGCTAGATAATGGCGAGACTCATACTTACGATAAATTAATGATCGCGACAGGGTCTCGGCCGGCTAACTCGCCTTTTCCAGGCGCTGATAATGACGGCGTTGTTAACTGCTGGACTTTAGCAGATGGCAGGGAAATTCTTGATACGATTAAACCAGGTTCAAAAGTCGCCTTGTTGGGTGCGGGCTTTGTGGCGTCTATTATTATTGAAGCGATGCTTAAAAGGGGCGTTGATCTGACAGTGATGTTGGGGCGAACAGGGCGAATGGTTAGTCGCATGATGGATGAGACCGCTGGTGATATGATTAAGTCATGGTGTGAAGCCAAAGGCGTAACAACGATATTGCCATCAAGCATTAAATCAATTGAGCCTGGTCCAGCATTAAAACGTGACGATGGAAGCTTGACTGAGTTTGACTTGGTTATCGTTGCAACAGGTGTTTATTCAAATATTGAATTTCTTGAAGGCAGTGGCATTGAAACCGATAACGGTATTATTGTAGATTCGGCTTTGCGCACCAATGTTGACGATATATATGCAGCAGGTGACGTTGCTCAAGGTGTTGATTTCTCAACAGGTGGTCAGTCTGTACACGCTATTCAGCCGACCGCAGTTGATCACGGCCGTATTGCTGCGGTCAACATGATGGGGGGGTCGGCACACTATAAAGGCAGTTTGAGCATGAATGTACTTGATACAGCCGGCTTAGTGTCAACCTCATTCGGTAGTTGGGGTGGTGTAGAAGGTGGCGAAACAGCTACGTTAGTGGATAATGATAATTACAAATATGTTCGACTGAACTTTAAGGGTAATTTATTAGTAGGTGCAATCACTGTCGGCCGGACTGATTATATTGGTGTGATGCGTGGTTTAATTCAATCGGAAGTACCCCTAGGCGATTGGAAAGAAAAATTAACTGAAGACCCAACGTTGATTATGAGCGCGTATTTAGCTCAATCACTCGATATCGCGCGGTAA